In a single window of the Saccharothrix australiensis genome:
- a CDS encoding carbohydrate ABC transporter permease, whose amino-acid sequence MSGRRAALAFWLFVGPFAAGLLLFTYVPIGWSAYLSFFDARNTVTPTDFVGFDNYAGVLTDRAFLDSIGTFTVFAAFVIPATVVAALALALLVDRVPVARAFFRSVFFLPFACSYVVAALVWKMALFSGVDSGVANTVLGWFGGEPQAWTGTVDPPLYWVVLVTTRLWLQLGFYMILFIAALQRIPAHLYEAAWTDGASPGWQTFRHVTLPGLRGALVAVLTLNLINAYQAFDEFYNILGDSRGYPPFARPPLVYLYYTSLGSGGQDLGRGSAGAVVLALVIALVTLLSGRVLRRVG is encoded by the coding sequence GTGAGCGGGCGGCGCGCCGCGCTCGCCTTCTGGCTGTTCGTCGGCCCGTTCGCCGCCGGGCTGCTGCTGTTCACCTACGTGCCGATCGGCTGGAGCGCCTACCTCAGCTTCTTCGACGCGCGCAACACCGTGACGCCGACCGACTTCGTCGGGTTCGACAACTACGCGGGCGTGCTGACCGACCGCGCGTTCCTGGACAGCATCGGCACGTTCACGGTGTTCGCCGCGTTCGTCATCCCCGCCACGGTGGTGGCGGCGCTGGCGCTCGCCCTGCTGGTCGACCGCGTCCCGGTCGCGCGCGCGTTCTTCCGGTCGGTGTTCTTCCTGCCGTTCGCCTGCTCCTACGTGGTCGCCGCGCTGGTGTGGAAGATGGCGCTGTTCTCCGGGGTGGACAGCGGCGTGGCGAACACGGTGCTCGGCTGGTTCGGCGGCGAGCCGCAGGCGTGGACCGGCACCGTGGACCCGCCGCTGTACTGGGTCGTGCTCGTGACCACCCGGCTGTGGTTGCAGCTCGGCTTCTACATGATCCTGTTCATCGCCGCGTTGCAGCGGATCCCGGCGCACCTGTACGAGGCGGCGTGGACCGACGGCGCGTCGCCCGGCTGGCAGACCTTCCGGCACGTCACGCTGCCCGGCCTGCGCGGCGCGCTGGTCGCCGTGCTCACCCTGAACCTGATCAACGCCTACCAGGCGTTCGACGAGTTCTACAACATCCTGGGCGACTCGCGGGGCTACCCGCCGTTCGCGCGACCGCCCCTGGTCTACCTGTACTACACCTCGCTCGGCTCCGGCGGGCAGGACCTCGGGCGCGGCAGCGCGGGCGCGGTCGTCCTCGCGCTGGTGATCGCGCTGGTGACGCTGCTGTCGGGCCGGGTCTTGCGGAGGGTGGGCTGA
- a CDS encoding ABC transporter substrate-binding protein, producing MVAELSRRSFLAVAGLLGLTACGSNTGREGSAAGTLRHWYHAYGEDGVQDAVRRYAAAYQGAKVEVQWNPGDYDSKIVTALQNSAVPDVFEAQVKVEWVRQHQVAPLDDLLGDARDDFLKTLLDSQTVDGRLYGIPQAVDTQVLYYRPSLLERAGVAPPRTVDELVDATRRLTAGGVRGLFAGNDGGVAVLTAPLLWSAGLDLLSADGREPGFDDPRAAAAFGKLRELHQGGGLLLGAPTDWADPGAFVDGLVAMQWTGLWNLPKITAAHGDDVGVLPFPRLDAAGAESVPVGAYSAMVNARSADVDAAKAYVKWLWVDQVDHQAEFATGFGAHLPARHSLAAKAEPLRAGPGKDVVGFVTASGRIASPARWSARANTALADAVARIAREGADATGELRAALGVARDEIARLDR from the coding sequence GTGGTCGCCGAACTGAGCCGTCGGTCGTTCCTCGCGGTGGCGGGGTTGCTGGGGCTCACCGCGTGCGGGTCCAACACCGGCCGTGAGGGGTCCGCCGCCGGCACGCTGCGGCACTGGTACCACGCCTACGGCGAGGACGGCGTGCAGGACGCGGTGCGCCGCTACGCCGCCGCCTACCAGGGCGCGAAGGTCGAGGTGCAGTGGAACCCCGGCGACTACGACTCCAAGATCGTGACGGCGTTGCAGAACAGCGCGGTGCCCGACGTGTTCGAGGCGCAGGTCAAGGTCGAGTGGGTGCGGCAGCACCAGGTGGCGCCGCTGGACGACCTGCTCGGTGACGCGCGGGACGACTTCCTCAAGACGCTGCTGGACTCCCAGACCGTGGACGGCAGGCTCTACGGCATCCCGCAGGCGGTCGACACCCAGGTGCTGTACTACCGGCCGAGCCTGCTCGAACGGGCGGGCGTCGCACCGCCCCGGACCGTCGACGAGCTGGTCGACGCCACGCGGCGGCTCACCGCCGGCGGCGTGCGCGGCCTGTTCGCCGGCAACGACGGCGGCGTCGCCGTCCTCACCGCGCCGCTGCTGTGGTCGGCGGGGCTGGACCTGCTGTCCGCGGACGGCCGGGAGCCCGGTTTCGACGACCCCCGCGCGGCCGCGGCGTTCGGCAAGCTCCGCGAGCTGCACCAGGGCGGCGGCCTGCTGCTCGGCGCGCCGACCGACTGGGCCGACCCCGGCGCGTTCGTCGACGGGCTCGTGGCCATGCAGTGGACCGGCCTGTGGAACCTGCCGAAGATCACCGCGGCGCACGGCGACGACGTCGGGGTGCTCCCGTTCCCGCGCCTGGACGCCGCCGGGGCGGAGTCGGTGCCGGTGGGCGCGTACAGCGCGATGGTGAACGCGCGCAGCGCCGACGTCGACGCGGCCAAGGCGTACGTCAAGTGGCTGTGGGTCGACCAGGTGGACCACCAGGCGGAGTTCGCCACCGGGTTCGGCGCGCACCTGCCCGCCCGGCACAGCCTGGCCGCCAAGGCGGAGCCGCTGCGCGCCGGACCGGGCAAGGACGTCGTCGGGTTCGTCACCGCGAGCGGCCGCATCGCGAGCCCCGCCCGCTGGTCGGCCCGCGCCAACACGGCGCTGGCGGACGCGGTCGCGCGGATCGCGCGGGAGGGCGCCGACGCGACGGGCGAACTCCGCGCGGCGCTGGGCGTGGCGCGGGACGAGATCGCGCGGCTCGACCGGTGA
- the fdh gene encoding formate dehydrogenase: MGPRRWLELWPVYRQLTGRDPLGRGEAARSGRSAGLTARTAHADHVAKSVCPYCAVGCGQRVYVADDRVIQVEGDPDSPISRGRLCPKGSASTQLVNGPQRVDKVLYREPYGAEWRELDLDTAMDMVVDRVLDARAKGWQDVDEHGARVRRTLGLAALGGATLDNEENYLIKKLFTALGALQIENQARIUHSATVPGLGASFGRGGATDYQQDLVNSDLVVIMGSNMAEAHPVGFQWVMEAKERGARVLHVDPRFTRTSAHADLHVPLRAGTDIAFLGGVVNHILSNELDFREYVVAYTNASFLLREDFRDTEDLDGLFSGYDPATASYDPTSWQYESAGQGSADEQAGTAKEESTPYQHGSGGPKVEGGSDGIAADPTLRHPRCVYQVLKRHFSRYTPELVARVCGVPEEAFRAVCEAWTANSGREHTAALVYSVGWTQHTTGAQCIRAGAIIQLLLGNIGRPGGGVFALRGHASIQGSTDIPTLFNLLPGYLPMPTPGHTDLAAYVDAIRADHQKGFWRAADAYAVSLLKEYWGDRATAENDYLFDHLPRITGDHGTYRTVMDMVDGKVFGYFLLGQNPAVGSAHGRLQRLGMANLDWLVVRDLTMIESATFWKDSPEVETGEIAPERCRTEVFFFPAASHVEKEGTFTQTQRMLQWREKAVEPRGDRRSDLWFTYHLGRRLRERLAGSTDERDRPLLDLWWDYAVVGDEPQAEDVLRRINGVDLTTGRAVGGYTELRADGTTAAGCWIYSGVYADEVNQAARRKPGREQNLYATEWGWAWPMNRRVLYNRASADPEGRPWSERKALVWWDADRGEWVGHDVPDFERTKPPGHVPPAGAVGPEALRGDDPFIMQADGKGWLFAPSGLHDGPLPTHYEPHESPVRNLFYGQQGNPCRKVYGRPDNPSNPAPPEPRGEVFPYVLTTSRLTEHHTAGGMSRTLPRLAELQPELFVEVSPRLAHERGLEHLGWAHLVTSRAAVEARVVVTDRVPPLRVDDRVVHQVWLPYHWGATGLVRGDSANDLFGVVVDPNVFIQETKVATCDVRPGRRPRGRALLDYLAEYRRRAGITADTGTHVLTAAQGTAGAPSTSARSRDARSTGTRGVDERGTGADTGPAHTEEES, from the coding sequence GTGGGACCGAGGCGGTGGCTGGAGCTGTGGCCGGTGTACCGGCAGCTCACCGGCCGCGACCCGCTCGGCCGGGGCGAGGCCGCCCGGTCGGGGCGCTCCGCCGGGCTGACCGCCCGCACCGCGCACGCCGACCACGTCGCCAAGTCCGTCTGCCCGTACTGCGCCGTGGGCTGCGGCCAGCGGGTCTACGTCGCGGACGACCGGGTGATCCAGGTCGAGGGCGACCCGGACAGCCCCATCTCGCGCGGCCGGCTGTGCCCGAAGGGCTCGGCGAGCACCCAGCTCGTGAACGGCCCGCAGCGCGTCGACAAGGTCCTCTACCGCGAGCCCTACGGCGCCGAGTGGCGGGAACTGGACCTGGACACGGCGATGGACATGGTCGTCGACCGGGTGCTCGACGCGCGGGCCAAGGGCTGGCAGGACGTCGACGAGCACGGCGCCCGCGTCCGCCGCACCCTGGGCCTGGCCGCCCTGGGCGGCGCGACGCTGGACAACGAGGAGAACTACCTCATCAAGAAGCTGTTCACCGCGCTGGGCGCGCTCCAGATCGAGAACCAGGCCCGCATTTGACACTCCGCCACGGTTCCCGGTCTGGGAGCCTCCTTCGGTCGCGGCGGCGCGACGGACTACCAGCAGGACCTGGTCAACTCCGACCTCGTGGTCATCATGGGCTCCAACATGGCGGAGGCCCACCCGGTGGGTTTCCAGTGGGTCATGGAGGCCAAGGAGCGCGGCGCGCGGGTGCTGCACGTCGACCCGCGGTTCACCCGCACCAGCGCGCACGCCGACCTGCACGTGCCGCTGCGCGCGGGCACCGACATCGCGTTCCTCGGCGGCGTGGTGAACCACATCCTGAGCAACGAGCTGGACTTCCGCGAGTACGTGGTGGCCTACACCAACGCCTCGTTCCTGCTGCGCGAGGACTTCCGGGACACCGAGGACCTCGACGGGCTGTTCAGCGGCTACGACCCGGCGACCGCCTCGTACGACCCGACGTCGTGGCAGTACGAGTCCGCCGGGCAGGGCTCGGCCGACGAGCAGGCGGGCACGGCGAAGGAGGAGTCGACGCCCTACCAGCATGGCTCGGGCGGGCCGAAGGTCGAGGGCGGCAGCGACGGGATCGCCGCGGACCCGACGCTGCGCCACCCCCGGTGCGTCTACCAGGTGCTGAAGCGGCACTTCTCCCGCTACACGCCGGAGCTGGTCGCCCGCGTCTGCGGCGTGCCCGAGGAGGCGTTCCGCGCGGTGTGCGAGGCGTGGACGGCGAACTCCGGGCGCGAGCACACCGCCGCGCTGGTCTACAGCGTCGGCTGGACCCAGCACACCACGGGCGCGCAGTGCATCCGCGCGGGCGCGATCATCCAGTTGCTGCTGGGCAACATCGGCCGGCCCGGCGGCGGCGTGTTCGCGCTGCGCGGCCACGCCAGCATCCAGGGCTCCACCGACATCCCGACGCTGTTCAACCTGCTGCCCGGCTACCTGCCGATGCCGACGCCGGGGCACACCGACCTGGCCGCCTACGTCGACGCCATCCGCGCCGACCACCAGAAGGGCTTCTGGCGCGCCGCCGACGCCTACGCGGTGTCGTTGCTCAAGGAGTACTGGGGCGACCGCGCCACCGCCGAGAACGACTACCTCTTCGACCACCTGCCGCGCATCACCGGCGACCACGGCACCTACCGCACGGTGATGGACATGGTCGACGGCAAGGTGTTCGGCTACTTCCTGCTCGGCCAGAACCCCGCCGTCGGCTCGGCGCACGGCAGGCTCCAGCGGCTGGGCATGGCCAACCTGGACTGGCTGGTGGTGCGCGACCTGACCATGATCGAGTCGGCGACCTTCTGGAAGGACTCGCCCGAGGTCGAGACCGGCGAGATCGCGCCGGAGCGCTGCCGCACCGAGGTGTTCTTCTTCCCCGCCGCGTCCCACGTGGAGAAGGAGGGCACGTTCACCCAGACCCAGCGGATGCTCCAGTGGCGCGAGAAGGCCGTCGAGCCGCGCGGCGACCGGCGCTCCGACCTGTGGTTCACCTACCACCTCGGCCGCCGGCTGCGGGAGCGGCTGGCCGGCTCCACCGACGAGCGCGACCGCCCGCTGCTCGACCTGTGGTGGGACTACGCGGTGGTCGGCGACGAGCCGCAGGCGGAGGACGTCCTGCGGCGCATCAACGGCGTCGACCTGACCACCGGCCGCGCGGTCGGCGGCTACACCGAGCTGAGGGCCGACGGGACCACCGCCGCGGGCTGCTGGATCTACAGCGGGGTCTACGCCGACGAGGTCAACCAGGCCGCGCGCCGCAAACCCGGCCGCGAGCAGAACCTGTACGCCACCGAGTGGGGCTGGGCGTGGCCGATGAACCGCCGGGTGCTCTACAACCGCGCGTCGGCCGACCCGGAGGGCAGGCCGTGGAGCGAGCGCAAGGCGCTGGTCTGGTGGGACGCCGACCGCGGCGAGTGGGTCGGCCACGACGTGCCGGACTTCGAGCGGACCAAGCCGCCGGGCCACGTGCCGCCGGCGGGCGCGGTGGGCCCGGAGGCGCTGCGCGGCGACGACCCGTTCATCATGCAGGCCGACGGCAAGGGGTGGCTGTTCGCGCCGAGCGGGCTGCACGACGGGCCGCTGCCGACGCACTACGAGCCGCACGAGTCGCCGGTGCGCAACCTCTTCTACGGCCAGCAGGGCAACCCGTGCCGCAAGGTCTACGGCCGGCCGGACAACCCGTCCAACCCCGCGCCGCCCGAGCCGCGCGGCGAGGTGTTCCCGTACGTGCTCACCACCTCGCGGCTCACCGAGCACCACACGGCGGGCGGCATGAGCCGGACCCTGCCGCGCCTGGCGGAGTTGCAGCCGGAGCTGTTCGTGGAGGTCTCGCCGCGGCTCGCGCACGAGCGCGGCCTGGAGCACCTGGGCTGGGCGCACCTGGTCACCAGCCGGGCGGCGGTGGAGGCGCGGGTGGTCGTCACCGACCGGGTGCCGCCGCTGCGGGTGGACGACCGCGTCGTGCACCAGGTGTGGCTGCCCTACCACTGGGGCGCGACCGGGCTGGTCCGCGGCGATTCGGCGAACGACCTGTTCGGGGTGGTGGTCGACCCGAACGTGTTCATCCAGGAGACCAAGGTCGCGACGTGCGACGTGCGGCCCGGCCGCCGACCGCGCGGGCGGGCGCTGCTCGACTACCTGGCGGAGTACCGCCGGCGGGCCGGGATCACCGCCGACACCGGCACGCACGTCCTCACCGCGGCTCAAGGGACGGCGG